Genomic window (candidate division TA06 bacterium B3_TA06):
CGCAATGGTAGTCGGAATGAGGTCGCTGGTTGATTCCCGGGATTCCCTTCTCGAATGAATCCGCCTTCGGTTCAATGTAGACGGCAACCGAGTCGATATTTTGGTAAGGGTCAGCGATCAAGATAAACAGTGTGTCCCCCTCGACCGCTTGCCAGTCCGTGAGGAACACGGCGATGTCGTCTGGAGGGGTGGGATCGTAGATACGCTCGTTGATTACGGTGAGAATCGGTTCCTGGAAATGGTAGGCCACGGCGAGAAACTGAATGGGGGTATACACCTGGGGAATGATGCTATGGTGAAAGTAAGCCGACCATCCGTCCTCGCCCAGTGGAGCAACGCTGGTGTCGGGCAGAGGATATGGAGTAATCGTAGTGTAGGCGGGCTCGTATCCATCCTGATCGCTGCCAAACAACGTCCAGGTCTGACCCTGGTCAATGGAGTAGTGAAAATCCACCCGCCTGATCTCTTTGTCGGGATCAAGAACGCACAGCTGGACCTGGCTTACTTCGTCGGCTCCTCCGATCCAGTTATGCCAGGGTTCGGCATACGCCCAGTCACCGACCGCGAGAACCGGCTCTCCGAACTGAGCCCACACCGGCGAGGCAACAGCGAAAAGCACCGCCAGCAAGGCAAACATGGAGATGGTACGTTTTTGAGGCATCTTTTCTTCCTTGTTTGGGTTTATGAAACGGGCAGGCTTCGCTTATCCAGGCAAGCGAGACCTTACCATTGAATGCCTTAAATTAAACTTATGTCCAATAATCCTGTAACTATATTAGGTTGCAATTATACCTGGAACAAAGACTTTGTCAAGTGGTTTAAGGAAGGAAGAAGGGTGGTGGAAACGAGGGGGTAAGGTCAAGGGACAAGCGAGGGTTACAGGTTAAAGAGCCGACCGCAAGGTCGGCCCCTACCATTTCTTTTTGTGATCTTTCGTCCTCCGACGAAAGGAGCCCTAAGATTTTACCATCACCAGAAGCATCTTGAAGCGCGTAAGCGCCCTCAGTGCGTGGGGTTGTGAGGCGGGCATGAGGATCATCTCGCCGGCGGATAGGGTGTAGGGTTTGCCTGAGATGGTGATCTCGGCCTGTCCGTCCAGTATATACACCATGGCGTCGGAAGGTGCGGTATGTTCACTCAGGCCTTGGTCTTTGTCGAACGCAAACAGGGTGACCGTGCCCTGCTTCTTGTCAATGATGGTGTGGCTCACCACCGCTCCATCCTGGTAGGAAAGCATCCCGGCGAGATCGAATACCTGGGGCCTCAAGTCTTTGTTCTGGGATTCCATATCTCTCCTCAGTTAAATATCTTACATCAAGCCTGCTTCCTTGTGCTTGGCAGCAATGGCATCAGCCATCTTATCCAGAGCGGCAAAATCCTCCTTAAGTGGAACACCCTTGGTAAGCACCGGTTCGATTACTTCCACCTCAAGGTTGGGAATCATCCCGCCAAGGGTTTCAACCGCCTTGCTTCCCCAGCCGTAGGAACCGAGGATGGAAAGGAACTTTACCTTGGGGCGCAGCAGGTTGGCCAGGTAGGTACCATACACCGCCAGGGGATGAGGACCGCCGATTACGGTGGGGGTGCCTACGATTATGGTTGCCGCATCCACCAGCGACATGGCAAGCTTTCCGATATCGGAAACCGCCAGATCGTATTGCTGAACTTCAAGACCGCGCTCGGCCAAGGCGGACACCAGGTAATCAACCATCTTCCGGGTACTATCATGCATGGATACGTAGGGAATAACCACCAAATTCTTGGGCTCACTGAGTACCCAGTCGGAGTAGGCGTTTAAGATGAACTCCGGCTTGTCGTATATAGGCCCGTGAGAAGGGGCAATCATGGCGATGTCGTAGGGTTCGAGCTTTTCCAGGTTGCCCTTGATTATCTTGCGGAAGGGCATCATGATTTCGGCGAAGTAGCGCTTGGCCGCCTCGTACACCCGGCCCTCGTCGGTTACGTACAGATCGGTAGTGGCGATGTGGGAACCGAAGAAGTCGCAGGAGAAAAGGATCTTTTCCTCTTCCAGGTAGGTGACCATGGTCTCGGGCCAGTGCACCCAGGGGGTGTGGATGAACTTCAGCGTCTTGCCGCCGATGTTCATGGTTTCGCCGTCTGCTACCGTCATGAACCGGTCTTCAGGGATAAGCAGCAGATCCCTAAGCATTCCCTTGGCCTTCTCGGTGCAGATAACCTTGGCACCGGGATACTTTTCCAGGACTGCCGGTATAGCGCCGGAGTGATCCTGCTCGGCGTGATGAGAGATAACGTAGTCAATCTTTGGCACTTTCACCAGCTGGGCCATGAGTATATGGGTCATGGGAGGATCGACCGAATCAACCAGGACGGTTTTATCCGCGCCCTCAATTAAGTATGCATTGTAGCTGGTTCCGTCAGGCAAGGGAATAAGGGAATCGAACAACCTCCTATCCCAATCTACAGCACCCATCCACTGGATGCCTTCTTTTATTTTCCTCGGTATCATGACTTCCTCCTCAATTTTTAGGCTTCTACCTAAAACCAGAGTGTTAGAGAGCCTCGAACACCCGCTTGAGTTTTTCCTCGACAGTTTCAGCGACATTGCGGAGCCGAGAGTTATCTATCATACCCATGGCCACAGTACTCGTGTTCATTCATGATGCTTTCACCTCTCGCTTTCTGCTCAGGTTCAGGAGATACTGCCTTGCCGCCAGTGCAGCTTTTGCGCCCTCCCCTGAGGCGATAATTATCCTCTTCCCGTAGGCGTTGGTGATGTCGCCTGCAGCGAATATCCCAGGATAGGAGGTGGAGCAGTCAGGGTTTATTACTATCTCGCCTCTCTCGTTAAGCTCGACCAGATTGGAAACCAGGGAGGAGTTGGCCTCTAACCCTATGGCTATGAACACACCCTTGATTGGGATTCTGACCTCCTCCTCTTCAGCCTTCTTTCTGATTACTACACCGGACAGAGAACCATTGCCCAGGAACTCAATCACCTTATGATACTCGTGTTTATGCACGTTCGGGAAGTTGTTGATTCGCTCGATTATCTTTGCATCGGCTGTAAGCTGGATGTCGGAGACGATGTGTATGTTCCTGGCAACGGTGTGCAGATTCTCAACCATCTGCAGCGCCGAATTACCACCTCCAATCACGGCAACATCCTCTCCCTCTACAAAGGAGAAGTCCTGGACGTTGCCGTAGAGCACCCCCTTGCGCTGGAACTCCTCCTCTCCGGGCACGTTGAGCTTACGTCTCCGCATCCCGGTCGTAATAATCAGCGTCTTGCCCACGTAGTGGTCGAGTTCCGAAGTCGTAACCCGGAAGCCTCCTTCAACCGGTTCAATCTTTTCTACCTCGCTCATCAGGTGGTCTATGTAGTTGGAGTGAATCAACTGGTCTTTGAACTTGGCGATAAGCTCCGGGCCGGTTATAAAGTCGTAGCCCATGTAGTTCTCTATCTTGGTGCTGTCAATGGCCTGCCCACCCAGGTCTTTGGCGATGAGGAAGGAATGAACCTTCATGGTTGCCGCATACACCGCAGCGGTCAGCCCTGCAGGGCCGCCGCCGATGATTATGAGGTCATAGGTAGGACAGACAGGGGCACACTCCTTTACCTGCAGGAACTTTTCCCTGCAGCCTTCCGAACAGAAGTAGTAGGTTTTCCCCTTATGCTTGAGGGTTACTGCCTCGTCCTCTTCGACCTCCATCAGGCATATGGGGTCGCGTTTCATGATGCACCACCTTTGGCCTCAGGCGAGATTGTGGAATACCGTGCTCAGCTTGGCTTCCACGTCTTCGGCTATCTCACGCAGCTCGGGATTGTCTATCATACCCATGGCCACAGTAGGTTTGATCACCTAGACCACGCTCTTGCCTTCCCTCTCGTAAACGATAACGTTGCAGGGAAGCATGAGACCGATGTCTTCCTCGTCCAGCTTCTTTTTAAGCGTTGCCTTCACGTCTATCTCGGTAAGAACCCCGAATCCTTCTTTTTCGAGTTCGGCTGTGACCTTCGCTAACGCGTCATCGAAGCCAAGGTCCAGCTCCTTCTTGAATCCGTAGCTAATCATCTCAAGCCTCCTCAACTCATGCGAGGTCGCGCTTGCGTTCCTCGAACTCTTCCTTCGAGATCTCTCCTCTTGCATAGCGTTTCTTCAGGATATCGAGTGCCGACTCCTGTCTGCCTCTTCCCGAAACCGTCTTGACCAGCCATACCACCAGCAAAACGATGCCCACGAGTAACGCTACCCAGAAGATTATGCCGAGAATCCACCAGCCTTCCATTCCATGCATTCCAAACCACATACTGGCCTCCTTTAGGTGTTAATTATAGGGAAAAAATCCGACATGTCAAGTAGGAATTTGCAATCGCTTTGGTGCCACGTTTCGGGCGAAATTTGCCACGAACTCGTCAGGTTTGAGTGCCACTCGTCACAATTAAGTGGGACAAAAGCTGGTCAAAAGGTGGTCAGAAGTTGGTCAAAAGCTACCCAAAAGTTGGACAATTTGGGGTATTTTGGGGGGAATCGGATCATTCCTTCTCTAGCGCTCCTAATCTTTTTAGCCGAGCGCGGATAGCACCCGGTTTCCTTTGAAAGATCTTTGCCAGTTCACTTGTGGTCTTTCCTTGGGCGTAACCTTCTTTCAAACGTAGATCCTCTTGCTCAGCCCACTTTTCATAGGCCCTTGGATACTTATGACGTATCTGCTCGATGCTGTGGGTTTTGGCATTCTCTTTCTTCAGAATGAATTTAAGTGTTTTTTCTAAACCCTCTCGGAAAGCCTCAAGGTGTTCCTCAAAAACCATAACACGAGTATGTTCGTGTGAACCTTGAGAAGTGCGTTTAGATTCGCTGATGACCAGATACCTTGTCCCCTTGGCGGTTTCTTTTACGTCGAAGAAGTATGTCCGGCTCCCTGCAAAGACCCTCTCGGAGAACAACTCCTGTCTTTTGCCAGGCATTGAATTGTCTCTCATTTGCTTAAAACCTCTCTTTGCCATTGCCTAATCTAATCCTTCGAGGTCAGGATACTTCTCTTTCATCTCCTCGAGCTGATCCTCAAGAAAGAATACCCACTCGTAGATGAAGTTGCGCTTAAAATCTTCGAATCCCTCTGTAGGAAGAATGAAGGGTGTTGGGGATGAGGCTTTGAAGAAGTACCTGCCGAGAGGCATCGTGTAGGAACGAGTGGCACGGGAAGGAAAATGAAACTCAAATCGCTGATCCAGTGATTCATTAAGTAGAGTAAGTACAAGAGACACCGGTGCCTCATTAATTATCTTTACCGCGCAATGATCCTTGTCGAGCAGGGAGTCTTCCCGTGGGCGGAAGGGTAACGGCTCTTTCTGTTTGAGCCTTGCTTTAGCCTCCTTAACCGCTAAGTCAAGAATAGGGTTTTCCTCCTGCCATTCATTAGCAGCTGTTAGAAGATCGAAGGCACTTGCAGAACGAAGGAGATATTCCCGGTCGGATTCCAACCCCCTCTCAGTTAGAACGAAAATTATGGGAGCCGTTCCCCCCACTGAGATCCACATCTCGGCTATCCCCCTACGTATAACACGAGAGAGATTCCGATCCGTAAGGAAGCTATGCGCCACAACACCTGCCGTAGGTTCCCCAATCGAAACCATAATCGCACGAGATGCTTCATAGAGACTGGTGTCTCGCGCATACTCCCGAAGGGCGTATTCGACCACCTTCTCTCCGTACTTACCTGCCCCATTCTGAACAGCGCCAGTAAGAAACATGAGACATAACGGTGCAAGAGCCGGTTCTGCATTCCCTCGCTGTAGTACGTAAGGGATGTCATTGGAGTCCAACTTGCTTGCAATCGCCATCACTGAGTCAAAAGCTTGTTGCTCGGTTAGCGTTTGGGCAATCTTGTCGAGATTATCAAAGAACTCGCCCAAATAAGGCTTCGGCCCAGCAGCCGGTGTTGCAGAAAAAACCATAATGAGCATTAAAATATTTTTCAAGACTACCTCCTTTGTGGTTTAAGCATACAGGCGATTCAGTCTTTGTCAAGGCGTATAAGCGAGTGTGCCAAGAGACGATTTAACTCTGTCTCTCTTTTTAGAGCATTAATGTTCGGGCTAGTGGTGTTGACTAGCAGGTGTTATCTGCTTATTATTACAGGATGTTGTGGGCGTACCGGGTGTTTCAAGTCGCGGGTGATTTATGAACGCGGTAGTGGCGCTGGTCGGGCCGTCTTCTTCATTAAACCTGATCCCCCTGTGTCCCCTTTAATAAGGGGGATATTTCGATCCCTCTTTGGTTCTCCCTTAGTAAGGGAGACTGCTTTGCCCCCCTTGTGAAGGGGGGTGCCCGCAGGGCGGGGGGATTAAAGGAAGGTGGCCGCTTCGAAGAGCGGACGGAGGGATCACCGAATCTGCGTTAATCTGCGGATTTAATGCTCCTTTTTGCTAACGCAAAAATATCGCAGTGGCTTCGCCCCAATCACCCCTCCCTTGACGGGAGGGGGTAGGGGGAGGGTGTACCACCCCCTCCTTACGCGAAGCGGCGCTTACGCCAATCCTCCCCCATCAAGGGGGAGGTAATGCTGACGACAAGCACCCTAATCACCCCTCCGTTGATGGATCAGCGTGCCCCCTTCGGGTAGGGGGAGGTGAATCACCCCCTCCTTTGTCCTCCCCCGTCAAGGGGGAGGTGAATTAGGATCATTACTTTAAGTTACCCCTCCCTTGATGGGACAGCGTGCCTCTTGGGATACTGAGTGTCCCATAGGGTATCAGGTCGGCCCGCATGATTCTAGTATAGACCTTAACCATCTCTAATTGTCAACCTCCCTTCTTAATCAACAACTTGACCTTAAAAAATTCCCCCTCCCCGTTGTGGAGGGGGTAGGGGGAGGGTGTATCACCCCCTCCTTTATTCTCCCCCGTCAAGGGGGAGGGAGTAATGGAAGAAGGGGCTAGCGCCCCTTCTTAATCCGCGTAATCTGCGTACTCCGAAGGAGAGAACGACTCTCAGAAGTTCTCATCTGTGGTTTCTTCCTATTTGTTATCTATCTGAGCCCTTTGCAGCTTGCCTTCATGCTCCTTTTGACCGCTAGCTCAAAAAGATCGCAGAGGGCTTCGCCTCAATCACCCCTCCGTTGAGAGATAGGGGGAGGGTGTATCACCCCCTCCTTACGCGAAGCGGCGCTTACGCCAATCCTCCCCCATCAAGGGGGAGGTGAATTAGGATCATCACCTTAAGTTACCCCTCCCTTGATGGGAGGGGGTAGGGGGAGGGTGTATCACCCCCTCCTTTATCCTCCCCCGTCAAGGGGGAGGTAATGCTGACGACAAGCACCCTAATCACCCCTCCCTTGATGGGAGGGGGTAGGGGGAGGGTGAAAGGCAGGTGTTGACTAATATCCGATACGTGGTTATCATTACGGAATGGGTAAGGCATACTTGATTTCAGGACTTATGGGGCGTTATCCGAAGCGACTTGAGATGTTAACTGTAAGATTAAGGAACTGCTGAAGTTATGAACGCGGTCGTAGCCCTGGTCGGGCGGCCAAATGTTGGGAAGTCCACGCTGTTCAATCGTCTGGTGGGGCACAGGGAGGCGATCACGCTGAAGACCCCTGGGATAACAAGGGACAGGCTCTACGGAACCGTGCACTGGCTCTCCAAGAGCTTTACGTTGATTGACACCGGCGGGTTTATCCCCCAGCCTGAGCAGCCGCTCGAAGAGCAGATGCGGCACCAGGTCCAGCTGGCTATCAAGGAGGCGGAACTGGTTCTTTTGGCGGTGGACGGCAAGGAAGGTCTGCACCCCGCAGATAAGGCCCTGGCCGAAACGCTCAGGAAGGAAGAAAAACCCTACATCGTGGTGGTCAACAAATCGGACGTGCGCACCGCGGAATGGGAGCACCATAGCTTTCACGTGCTGGGCGGGGCAGAGCTTTTCCTCGTATCGGCAGAGCATGGTGTGGGATTCGGGGACCTGCTTGAGGAGATCTGCGCCAGACTGACCTTTGGGGAGGAGGGCGAGCCCAGGCCTGAGGTTAAGCTTCTCATCGCGGGCAGGCCCAACTGTGGGAAATCAACACTCTTAAACGCTATCGTAGGCGAGGAGCGTGCGGTGGTGGATGAGGTGCCTGGAACTACCCGCGACCCTGTTGATACCTACCTGGAGGTCTCCGGCAGGATATGGAGGTTAGTGGATACAGCAGGTCTGCGCCGACGCACTCGCATCAAGGAGAACGTGGAGTACTACGCATCAACCAGGCTGCGCAGGGCCCTCGCCAAGGCCCAGATCATACTTCTCTTGATCGATCTTACAGAAGGTGTCACAAGACAGGATAAGAGATTGGCCGCCGAGATCATCGGCCGCCGAAAGGGATTGATCTTCGTTTTGAACAAGATAGATCTCTTCGATTCCCAGGCGCTGCGCAACAAACTGGATGAAGCCTCCTATCAGCTGCGCGGGATCCAGCAGTTCTTCCGTGTGCTTGTCTCAGGCAAGGAAAAGAAAGGGTTGGATGAACTTATCGGAACGGTCACAGCGCTTGTGGAGAAACGCAGCCAGCGCATCCCAAAGGAGCTTCTGGGTGAATTTGTCCAAAAGATTACCCGCGAACGCCCGCCAGGACGAAGGACAAAGATATACCGATTTATACAGAAGGAAGGCGCACCGCCGCTGTTCCTGGCAGAAACTAACAAACCTGACGAGCTTGAAGAGACATATCTGCGTTTCCTGACCAACCGGCTGCGCGATGCCTTCGACTTCACAGGCACCAACCTCAAACTCCAACCCACGCAACGACCGAGGCGCAGATGATCTCGCCTCTCTGGGATACGGTAATACTGGCAGTAGTCGGATTCCTGTCCGGCTCCATCCCCTTCGGTTATCTCGCTGCCTCTGCCAAGGGTGTGGACATCCGCAAGGTGGGCTCGGGCAACATAGGCGCGACCAATGCAATAAGGGCGCTGGGAACGGGCTGGGGTATAGGGGTAGGGCTGCTGGACGCGATCAAGGGAGCGGTGCCTGCCTACCTTGCTTTGCAGTTCTCACCCTTGCCTGGTATAGTAGGTGCGGCCGCTGTGCTGGGTCACATCTTCTCACCCTGGCTGCGGTTCAAGGGCGGCAAGGGTGTCGTAACCACTTTTGCCGTATTCCTTGTACTTACCCCTTTCCCTGCGCTTACGGCAGTAGGGGTCTGGATACTTCTTTTTCTTACCACCGGCTACGTTTCGGTTGCTTCCGTACTCTCGCTCACCGCTTTACCTGCTCTTATCTTCCTCTTGGGAAGACTGAACCCTGAGATATCGGTGATCGCCGCTGCAGCCGGCTGCGCTCTTCTGGTGGCGTGGGCGCACCGTGGCAATATGTTCCGGATTGCCGCAGGCAAAGAACCTAAAGCAAGATTGTGGAAAAAGCTGTGGAAAAGATGAGGATAAGTTTCCTTGGTGCAGGTGCCTGGGGCTCGACGATGGGGATCATGCTCTCACGTGAGGGCCACGATGTGAGGTTGTGGGAGATTGATGCCGCCCGGGTAAAGAAGCTGAAACACAAGCGCAGGCTTGCCGGTATTCTGCCTGGTGTAAGGATACCCAGCCAACTACACTACACCTCTGATATAGAAGAGGCAATTGCTGGAGCCGATCTTCTGGCCCTTGCGGTGCCCTGTCAGGCGCTGAGGGCCACCCTGCGCAGGCTGCCCAGAGGATATGAACCGCCGAGGATGGTGGTGAGTCTCATAAAGGGACTGGAGCGCAGGACTGGCTTTCGTCCCAGCCAGGTCTGGGCCGGGTTTTTCCCTCGCCGTCCGGCGACTGTGCTTTCCGGTCCCTCGATCGCCATCGAGGTGCTTAATGGGCACCCAACCGCGTTGGTTGCAGCGGGGGACGACGTGGAGGGGGTGAAGAGCGTGCAGAAGGTTTTCTCCATAAACAAC
Coding sequences:
- a CDS encoding MBL fold hydrolase yields the protein MIPRKIKEGIQWMGAVDWDRRLFDSLIPLPDGTSYNAYLIEGADKTVLVDSVDPPMTHILMAQLVKVPKIDYVISHHAEQDHSGAIPAVLEKYPGAKVICTEKAKGMLRDLLLIPEDRFMTVADGETMNIGGKTLKFIHTPWVHWPETMVTYLEEEKILFSCDFFGSHIATTDLYVTDEGRVYEAAKRYFAEIMMPFRKIIKGNLEKLEPYDIAMIAPSHGPIYDKPEFILNAYSDWVLSEPKNLVVIPYVSMHDSTRKMVDYLVSALAERGLEVQQYDLAVSDIGKLAMSLVDAATIIVGTPTVIGGPHPLAVYGTYLANLLRPKVKFLSILGSYGWGSKAVETLGGMIPNLEVEVIEPVLTKGVPLKEDFAALDKMADAIAAKHKEAGLM
- a CDS encoding electron transporter RnfE; this translates as MWFGMHGMEGWWILGIIFWVALLVGIVLLVVWLVKTVSGRGRQESALDILKKRYARGEISKEEFEERKRDLA
- a CDS encoding cupin; this encodes MESQNKDLRPQVFDLAGMLSYQDGAVVSHTIIDKKQGTVTLFAFDKDQGLSEHTAPSDAMVYILDGQAEITISGKPYTLSAGEMILMPASQPHALRALTRFKMLLVMVKS
- the gpsA gene encoding glycerol-3-phosphate dehydrogenase (catalyzes the NAD(P)H-dependent reduction of glycerol 3-phosphate to glycerone phosphate) encodes the protein MEKMRISFLGAGAWGSTMGIMLSREGHDVRLWEIDAARVKKLKHKRRLAGILPGVRIPSQLHYTSDIEEAIAGADLLALAVPCQALRATLRRLPRGYEPPRMVVSLIKGLERRTGFRPSQVWAGFFPRRPATVLSGPSIAIEVLNGHPTALVAAGDDVEGVKSVQKVFSINNLRVYRSGDAVGVELGGALKNVIAIACGIAEGLGAGTNTRAALLSRGLAEITRLGERLGANPRTFAGLAGWGDLITTVWNPASRNHRVGLGLARGKKLEAILAEIGMVAEGVETCRIAHKLGRMHEVQMPITEATYRLLFRNADPRKEITRLLSRSLKEEVW
- the der gene encoding ribosome biogenesis GTPase Der — protein: MNAVVALVGRPNVGKSTLFNRLVGHREAITLKTPGITRDRLYGTVHWLSKSFTLIDTGGFIPQPEQPLEEQMRHQVQLAIKEAELVLLAVDGKEGLHPADKALAETLRKEEKPYIVVVNKSDVRTAEWEHHSFHVLGGAELFLVSAEHGVGFGDLLEEICARLTFGEEGEPRPEVKLLIAGRPNCGKSTLLNAIVGEERAVVDEVPGTTRDPVDTYLEVSGRIWRLVDTAGLRRRTRIKENVEYYASTRLRRALAKAQIILLLIDLTEGVTRQDKRLAAEIIGRRKGLIFVLNKIDLFDSQALRNKLDEASYQLRGIQQFFRVLVSGKEKKGLDELIGTVTALVEKRSQRIPKELLGEFVQKITRERPPGRRTKIYRFIQKEGAPPLFLAETNKPDELEETYLRFLTNRLRDAFDFTGTNLKLQPTQRPRRR
- the plsY gene encoding acyl-phosphate glycerol 3-phosphate acyltransferase, translated to MISPLWDTVILAVVGFLSGSIPFGYLAASAKGVDIRKVGSGNIGATNAIRALGTGWGIGVGLLDAIKGAVPAYLALQFSPLPGIVGAAAVLGHIFSPWLRFKGGKGVVTTFAVFLVLTPFPALTAVGVWILLFLTTGYVSVASVLSLTALPALIFLLGRLNPEISVIAAAAGCALLVAWAHRGNMFRIAAGKEPKARLWKKLWKR
- a CDS encoding thioredoxin-disulfide reductase, with translation MKRDPICLMEVEEDEAVTLKHKGKTYYFCSEGCREKFLQVKECAPVCPTYDLIIIGGGPAGLTAAVYAATMKVHSFLIAKDLGGQAIDSTKIENYMGYDFITGPELIAKFKDQLIHSNYIDHLMSEVEKIEPVEGGFRVTTSELDHYVGKTLIITTGMRRRKLNVPGEEEFQRKGVLYGNVQDFSFVEGEDVAVIGGGNSALQMVENLHTVARNIHIVSDIQLTADAKIIERINNFPNVHKHEYHKVIEFLGNGSLSGVVIRKKAEEEEVRIPIKGVFIAIGLEANSSLVSNLVELNERGEIVINPDCSTSYPGIFAAGDITNAYGKRIIIASGEGAKAALAARQYLLNLSRKREVKAS